Proteins encoded together in one Chrysemys picta bellii isolate R12L10 unplaced genomic scaffold, ASM1138683v2 scaf1649, whole genome shotgun sequence window:
- the LOC122173025 gene encoding RING finger protein 112-like, protein MNCLLRRLQSPEAVDASWMGREDEGLGGVECRNGTATVTRMWDQSLWVQAQGRRVAVFLVDSEGSLDLQRRMETSIKLSVLGILLSSYWIFNISSMFKQTEADYLEVDIEEDFRQCLCEYVTSVVHSAGTHVRTDRTGQVLTGAQLAARIKVGDSPGRYSLQGVSRYQKTQRYDFSSPMKMAEAFAVMRQELNRRAVEATRREYDQFVQELDLDHQSMSSCLRVKPLEMQRHLEGKRQELLERCRGELRGEDPQKQAALEELKKELDKQMAEFLPRYEQRFKMAAMIEEENRKAVEASRRKYEQFVQLLDRGHQSMRRCLSVKPAEMQRRLEGKRQELLERCRGELRGEDPQKQAALEELKQELDKQMDEFLTAYGQRFKMAEMAEMREKANRKAVEASRRKYEQFVQQLDRGHQSMSSCLRVKPLEMKRRQKGKHQELLKRCRGELRGEDPQKQAALEELKQELDKQMDEFLSDYGQRFKVKKAEWLGLYIGPSPAATSRRARARPHWPAHLPISKRLRPIGCPFRRWDGGSKGFWDL, encoded by the exons ATGAACTGCCTGCTGCGCCGGCTCCAGAGCCCG GAGGCTGTGGATGCATCATGGATGGGCCGAGAGGACGAGGGCCTGGGGGGGGTTGAGTGTCGTAATGGGACAGCGACCGTGACGAGGATGTGGGACCAGTCCCTCTGGGTCCaagcccaggggaggagg GTGGCCGTGTTCCTGGTGGACTCCGAGGGCTCCCTGGACCTGCAGCGCCGCATGGAGACCAGCATCAAGCTCTCCGTGTTGGGCATATTGCTCAGCTCCTACTGG ATCTTTAACATTTCCAGTATGTTTAAGCAGACGGAGGCAGATTATTTGGaggtgg ACATAGAGGAGGATTTCCGGCAGTGCCTGTGTGAGTACGTCACCAGTGTGGTGCACTCAGCAGGGACACACGTCCGGACGGACCGAACCGGGCAGGTGCTGACGGGGGCTCAGCTGGCTGCCAGGATCAAGGTGGGAGA TTCCCCCGGGCGTTATTCCCTGCAGGGCGTCTCCCGATATCAGAAGACCCAACGCTACGACTTCTCCTCACCCATGAAG atGGCTGAGGCGTTTGCAGTGATgagacaggagttaaacaggAGAGCAGTAGAAGCCACCAGGAGGGAATATGACCAATTTGTGCAGGAGCTG GACCTTGACCACCAGAGCATGAGCAGCTGCCTGAGGGTGAAGCCCCTGGAGATGCAGCGACACCTGGAGGGGAaacgccaggagctgctggagcgctgccggggggagctgcggggcgaggacccccagaaacaggcggccctagaggagctgaagaaggagctggacaagcagatggCGGAGTTCCTGCCGCGATATGAACAGcgctttaaa ATGGCAGCGATGATAgaggaggaaaacagaaaagcagTAGAAGCCTCTAGGAGGAAATATGAACAATTTGTGCAGCTGCTG GACCGTGGCCACCAGAGCATGCGCCGCTGCCTGAGTGTGAAGCCTGCGGAAATGCAGCGACGCCTGGAGGGGAaacgccaggagctgctggagcgctgccggggggagctgcggggtgaggacccccagaaacaggcggccttggaggagctgaagcaggagctggacaagcagatggaCGAGTTCCTGACGGCCtacgggcagcgctttaaa atGGCGGAGATGGCAGAGATGAGAGAGAAGGCAAACAGAAAAGCAGTAGAAGCCTCCAGGAGGAAATATGAACAATTTGTGCAGCAGCTG GACCGTGGCCACCAGAGCATGAGCAGCTGTCTGAGAGTGAAGCCCCTGGAGATGAAGCGACGCCAGAAGGGGAAACACCAGGAGCTGCTGAAAcgctgccggggggagctgcggggcgaggacccccagaaacaggcggccctggaggagctgaagcaggagctggacaagcagatggaCGAGTTCCTGTCGGACtacgggcagcgctttaaagtgaagaaggccgagtggttgggCCTGTACATTGGGCCATCGCCAGCTGCCACCTCGCGCCGGGCACGGGCTCGCCCCCACTGGCCCGCgcacctgccaatcagcaaacggctccggcccattggctgccccttcaggagatgggatgggggaagcaaaggattctgggacttgtag